GGCCGCCTGGTCAGCCTGGCCACCCTCACTTCGACCCGGCCCTGGCCAGCCCGGCCGCCGTGATCAACGGGCCGCTGCCTCCAGATCGGCTACCAAGTCGCCACCGCCCGCGATCTCCAGCGTTCTCCGCGTTCCTGGTCCGATTTCGATATGGACCGTTACCGCGTCGGACGGCATGATCTCCGGGAACTTGTCTCCCCATTCGACCAGGCAGACGCACGCGTCCAGGTATTCGTCTAAGCCGAGGTCCAGCACCGACTCCGGGTCGTCCAGGCGGTAGAGATCGAAGTGGGCCACGAGTACCCGTCCAAGCTGACCAAGCTGGCCAGGCTGACCAGGCTGACCGGGCTGACCGTAGTATTCGTTCACGAGGGTGAAGGTGGGACTCGTGACCGGTTCCGCGACGCCGAGGCCCGCGCAGATCCCCTGGATGAAACAGGTCTTACCCGCGCCCAGGTCGCCGGAAACGCGCACCGTGTCCCCCGGCGCCAGCCACGCCGCCAGCCGTTTCCCGACCCGCGCGGTCTGCCCGGGGCCGTCCGTGTCGAAACTGCGCCGTACGGGCCGGGCCTGCGCGTCCGCATGTATCGAAGCGTTCAACCGATTTCCTTCAATCCGCCCATGTAGGGGATCAGCACCTCCGGGATGCGGATGCTGCCGCGCCCGGTCTGGTAGTGCTCGAGCACCGCGATCAGGGTCCGCGCCATGCCCATGCCCGATCCGTTCAGGGTATGCACGAACTGGCTCTTCCCGGCCTTGTCCCGGTACCGGATCCCGCTTCTCCGCGCCTGGAAATCCTCGAAATTGCTGCAGGAAGAGACCTCCAGCCACCGTTCCACCCCGGGCGCCCAGGCTTCCAGGTCATAGCACTTGGCCGCCGCGAAACTCAAGTCGCCCGTGCTCAGCGAAACCACGCGGTACGGGATGTTCAGCAGTTGCAGCACTTCCTCCGCGTCCTTCACCAGCGTCTCCAGCTCATCGTAGGAAGTCTCGGGACGGACGAATTTGACCATCTCTACCTTGTCGAACTGGTGCACCCGGATCAGGCCGCGGGTCTCCCGCCCGTAGGAACCGGCCTCGCGGCGGAAGCAGGGGCTGTAGGCCGTGTAGTAGATCGGCAGGTCGTCCTCGGAAAGGATTTCGTCGCGGTGCATGTTGGTCACCGGGACCTCCGCCGTGGGGATGAGGAACAGGTCGTCCAGGTCGGTCCGGTACATGTCCTCTTCCATCTTCGGCAGTTGGCCCGTGCCGAACATGCTCTGGCGGTTCACGATGAAGGGCGGAATGACTTCCGTGTACCCGTGCTTCTGGATGTGGAGGTCGAGCATGAACTGGATCAGCGCGCGCTGCAGCCGCGCGCCCTCGCCCTTGAAGAGGACGAAGTGGCTGCCCGATATCTTGCCCGCCCTTTGAAAGTCGATGATGTCGAGCGCTTCTCCCAGGTCCCAGTGGGCCTTGCGTTCGAATTCCGCCTCGGGCGTGGACCCCCAGCGGCGGACCTCCACGTTGGCGTTTTCGTCGGCGCCGACCGGCACCGAGGGATGGGGTATGTTGGGCAGGCGCTCGAGCAGGGACTGCAGGCTGTCCTGGAGGCCGGCCAGGTCGGTGTCGATACCCTTGATGCGCGCGGACACCTCCCGCATCTCCTCGATCCGGGCGGAAGCGTCTTCGCCGTCGCGTTTCATCGAGGCGATTTCGTCGGACACGGTGTTCCGCCGCTGCTTGAGCGATTCGCTCGACTGCAGCAGTTCCCGCCGCCGGGCATCCAGGTCGAGGAACCCGTCGACGTCGACCCGCTCGTTCTTGTTCGCCGCCGCCTGCTTTACCACGTCGGGGTTATTCCTGACGAATCGCTGGTCTAACATGATCTCTCCGTGTCCGTGTGCCTGTCGGGTGGGCTGCTGCCCGGGTTTCCATGGTTGTCCTGCCGCGATAAACCACGGTAAAATAGGAAGAGGTCTCCGCGCCCGGCAAGCAGAAACGAAGCGGCGGCGCCGACCCGCTCCCGTCTGATCATTACGGACGAACCGCCGGACGAACCGGACGAACCGGACGAACCGCCGGCCGCGCCGCCCGACTCGTTCAACGGTTCCTGTACTCCAGCATGCCCCAGTGGCAAAGGGCGAAGTCGTATTTGACCGGGTCTTCCGGGTCGAATCTTCTCAATGCCCGCGTGACCTCCTCGGCCATCTTCCAGTCTGCCTGCTTCCGGGACGTCAGGTCCAGCCGCCTGGAAATCCGCGCCACGTGGGTGTCTATCGGCATCACCAGGCGGGCGGGAAGTATACACGGCCAGAGGCCCAGGTCCGGGGCTTCCCTCCGGACCATCCACCGGACGTAGAGGTTCATCCGCTTACAGGCACTTCCCGAAATCGGGGAGGGCAACAGGTAGCGGATCCCCGTTTTCGTCCTTAGGCGTTCCCCGGAATCGACCTCCCGCGCGAAACCGAGCAGCGTATCGGTGAAATGGGAAAGCGCGGGACCCGTGTGGGTATCCGACGGGCGGTGGCCCGCGGCGAACAGCGCGCCGAGGGAGCCGTACCGCCGCAGGGCCTTCCCCATGACCGCGACCAGCGTAGACAGGTCCCGTCCCCGCGTCCAGCGGTATACGAATCCATCGAATCGACCGCCGTCCCGCCCGGGGACGAATTCCGTGACGAAGTCACAGGGCGCGTCTCCCATCCTCCGCAACGCCTCGCCGGCCGCTGCCGTGATCGTTTCGGCCCGGCCGTAAGCCAGCGAAGCCGCGACCAGGCCGGCGATCTCCTGGTCTTCCGGACGTTCGAAGCGTCTTACCACTTCGAGCGGATCGGGCGAAATCATGGAGAGATCGAAGGAACCGTACAGTGCTTCCAGCCGGTTTCCGATGGCGGTCCAGTCGACACGCGGCATGGCGAAACGTCCGTGTTGCGGGCCAGGTTTTAAAGCCGGGGTCCGGTTAAGGGATGGCGTATGCGGCTTGACTTGAATATAATTGACTTGAATATATCCGTATGTCGCGATTCCCGTAACCCGATTCGTGCCGGTTCCGCACCGGTCCTGCACTGGGCCTGCACCGGTCCTGCCAGGGACGGCCGCGGTCCGGCGGCGAGGCGCCTGCATGAACCCCGAGCAGTTGATACAGCAGATAGACCGTGGCCGGACTGAAGCGGTGTACTTTTTCTCCGGCGACGAGGCGTACCGGAAGGAAGAAGCCGTGGATACGCTGGTCGCCCGGGTCGTCGAGCCGGGGACGGAGGCGTTCTGCATGGACGTGCTTCGCGGCGACGAAAGCGATGCCGCGGCGATATTGACCGCCGCCTCCCTCGTGCCCATGATGACCGACCGTCGGTTGGTCGTCGTCAGGGATTTCCACAAGTTGCCGCAGAAGGACCGGGAAGCCGTGGCGGACTACGCGGAGCGGCCCGTACCGAGCACGGTCCTGGTGCTCGAGGCGCCCCGGGTGAACCTGAAGACCAGGCTGTACGAACGGCTGGCGAAGTCGGCGGTCTCGGTGGTGTTCTACCCGCTGTTTCCGGAGAGGATTCCTGCCTGGCTACAGCAGCAGGCGAAGCGTTACGGAAAGCGGCTGACCCCGGAGGCCGCGCACCAGATGCAGGCCATCGTGGGGACGGACCTGGGGGAACTGGCCGGAGAGGTGGAGAAACTGGCCGTGTTCGTCGGCGGCCGGGATACGATAGCGGCCGGCGACGTGGAGAGTACGCTCGGCCCCGTCCGCGCGGGGACGGTATTCGACATCGCCGAAGCCGTCGGCGAGAAGGACCTGGTCCGGGCGCTGGTGGCCTACGAGCGCGCGATTGACGGCGGCGATGCGCCCCAGGCCATCGTGGCGCTCTTCGTCCGCCACCTGGTGATCCTCTGGAAGATCAGGTTCCTTAAAAAGGACCGCCGGACGGATGACGACATCAAGAAGAAGCTGAGGCTGGGATGGGGGTTCAACCGGTTCTACAACCGCTATGCCGCGCAGTCCAGGCTGCTGACGGGACGGGATTTGCTCAGCGGGTTCGAAGCGCTCTACGAAGCCGATACGGCCCTGAAGTCCAGCGCGTTGCCGGCCGAACTCGTCATGCGGCGGCTGTTGTATACGTTGTGTACCGGGCACGCGGCATAGCGGCAAAGACACGGAGGGCTGGCCAGGCGCCATGGGCGCCGCGATTGTGAAATCGACCGAAGGCATCGTAATCAGGGAACACCGGGGCGTGTTCGACGTGGAGACCCGGCACGGGATCTTCGCCTGCGCGTTGCGCAGCAGGATGAAGAAGGCGCTGATCTATCCGGAACGGGACAACCAGCATCATTCCGTCGAGCAGGTCGGCCGTATCGACGCCGTGAATCCCGTGGCCATCGGAGATCGCGTGCGGGTCGTGGAGGACCAGGGCGAGACCGGGGCCATAGAGGAAGTGCTTCCGCGCCGTTCCAAACTCTCCCGACTCGCCCCCGGCAAGCGGCGCGTCGAACAGATCATGATCGCCAACGCCGATCATCTCGTCGCCGTCTTCTCGGTGCGGGACCCGAGTCCGAACCTGCAGCTGCTGGACCGCCTGCTCGTGGCTGCGGAGGCCGGCAACCTCGCCCCGGTCATCTGCCTGAACAAGATCGATCTGTCGAGGGACGAGGACCCGGACTTCGCGGCGATCTACGAACGGTGCGGATTCCGCGTCATCCCGGCCAGCGCCGTGACGCGAGAGGGGGTCGACCTGCTGAAGGCCACGCTGCGGAACCGGGTATCCGCGATCGCGGGCCCATCCGGCGCGGGAAAGACCTCCCTGCTGAACGCCATGCAACCCGGCCTCGGTCTGCGGGTCCGCGAGGTGAACCGGACGACGGGCCGCGGCCGGCACACCACCACCTATCTCGCCGCGCACCGGCTCGATGCGGGGGGCCTGGTGATCGACTCTCCGGGGATCCGGGAATTCAGCCTGTGGGACGTCTCGCCGCGCGAGCTTCCGGAGTTGTTCCCCGACATGCGCGGCCATCTTGCGGGCTGCAGGTTCCACGACTGCACGCACGTCCACGAACCGGACTGTACCCTGAGGGCCGCCCTGTCGGCGGGCGTCGTGTCCCGGGAGCGGTACGACAGCTACGTCGCGTTGCGTAAAGAACTGGATGAGGGGCGGTAGGTGTAAATCAGAATCCGATGCCCCGGTCCGGGTCCGCGCTAATCCCGGAGAAGGTGATCAACTCGTCCAGGGACAGTTCCATTTCCCGGCCCGAGACGAGACGCTTCGATCGGATGACGACGTTCAGGTGGTTGGGCAGGTGCGTCTCGTCGAACCCCGTTATCGTCCCGATCTCTTCCTCACGGACGGAGACCGCGTCCCCGCGCAGCAGCAGCCCCGCTTCCGAAACTTCCGCGAAGCCGATGTAGGCGGCCCGGTCCACCTTCGAACCCGGTCCGGCGTCTTCTTCGTCGGTGCAGATGAGTTCCAGGACATCTCCCCGCCGCACCGCCCGGGAAAGCTGGGGGATCAGGCTCAGGCCCCGGTCCTTAGCGGTCAGGTCCAGCACGGCGAAAAGGCGCGCCGACAGTTCCGTCTTGCTCGAATAGTGTGCCCGGTTGACCTTGCCTTCCACGTGAGGATCCCTGGACTCCGCCATATCAGGTCCTTCCCGAATAGTGAACCACGCAGCGTTTCACGCGGGTCACTTGCGACTGAATCCGGCCAGCAGGACGCCGATTGCATCCTGTGCCCGGCGCGCCGTCGACGCCGGGCCGACGAAGTTGTTTATCATGATCGAGAAGACCAGGGGCTCGCCGTCCAGGGTATGGACGTAGCCGCTCAGGCAGCTCACACCGGTCAGGGTGCCGGTCTTCGCCCTGAGATTGCCCATGGCCGCCGTGTCTTTCATCCGGTTTGCCAGGGTCCCGTCCTCCCCGGCGACGGGCAGCGCCTCCCGGAAGTCGGCGCCGATCAAGGGATCGTGGTACGCCGCCGTAAGCAGCGCCGCGACCTGGTCGGGCGATACGTAGTTGTACCACGAGAGTCCGGAACCGTCCGCGAACCGGTAGGCGTCGGGGTCCAGGCCGATGTAGTCTGCCAGGACCTGTCGCAGGGCGGCCAGCCCGTCGGCGGACGAGCCCGGTTCGCCCGTCGTGTGGCGTCCCATGGTCTTGATGAGCAATTCCGCCGTCAGGTTGTGGCTGTACTTGAGCAGGCGGACCAGGGCTCCGGTCACCGGCGGTGAACGGTAGGTCGCCACCGTCCGGGCGCGGGTCGGCGTGACGCCCCTTCGGACCGTTCCGGTCACGCGTACGCCGCTGGCCTGCAGCTTGTCCCGGAACAGTTTCCCCGCGTACAGACCGGGCGCTTCGACGGAGCGGAAGTACTCTCGTTCGCCCGCGTCCATGGCGACCCGGCCGGTTATGGTGATCCGGTTGGACCGCGACGGCCAGTCCCGCTCGATCCTGATCGGTTCGGCGGTAGAGGTATCCCCCGCCGCCGCCGTCAGGGCCTCCACGATAAAGGTAACGGACGTCGTCGGCGGATCGACCCGGACCGTTACGGGCGCGCCGACGGCGGCCCCGGGCGAAATGCCGATCTTCACGCTGTTTCCGTTTACCGATAGCGCGTTCAGGGAGGCGGAGTAACTGTACTGTACGTCGTCCCACATCCACCCCTCACCGTAGGGCACCTCGTCCAGGTAGGCGTCGTCGACGACGATGTCGCCCGCGATGACCCGTGCGCCGTACGACCCTGATACGAGGTCGGCTACGACACCGGCGAGGCTGTCCAGGTGCGCCGATTCCAGCATGGGGTCTCCGCGACCGAGTAGGTACAGCGACGTGTGAAGCGTGTCGCTTCCGGCATAGGCGTCACCATCGGCGAAGACGCTCGTCAGGTAGCGGTAGCCGGGGCCCATGGTCCGCAGGACGCCCATGGCGGTGAACAGCTTGGTATTGGACGCGGGATGGAACAGTCCGCTGGAGTGCCGTGCGAAGAGTACCTGGCCCGTGACCGGCGACACGACCTTCACGCCCACGGTCATGGGCGCCAGTTCCGGGTGATCCAGGATCCGGCTTATGTCCTCCGCCAGGCGCCGTTCCGCTCCGGAAGGCCCCCCGCGGAATTGCAGGGGACCGCCGCAGGCGAGCACGAACAGGACCAGGACGAGTAGCAGGACGCCGGCCGCGGGAGCGGACGGCGCTTTCATGGCGGCGGCGGTGTGAAAGACGTCCGTGCTGGGAAAGACGTCCGCGCCGAGCGTCGGTTTCGCGCTCATGTCAGCGTCCGGTCGATCGCCCGGACCACGTCGTCGTAACGGGCAGGCAGTTCCAGGGGGGCATGTCCATGTCTCACGTCGACGCCGTCCAGCCGGTCTTCATGGTATCCGACCTTGAAATCGGTGAACTTCAGTCCGTTCGCCGTGGAAATGATGATGACACGGTCGGTGGACCGAATCTCGCCACGTTCGACCATCTTGAAGAGCGCGGCCAGCGCGACGCCCGTGTGCGGGCAGTTGTAGAGCCCGGTCAGGTCGCCGCGGGCGGAGGCGTTCGCGATCTCGTCCTCGGTGGCCTGTTCGACTTTGCCGTCGAATTCCTTAAGCACGCGGACGGCGCGCTCGTAGCTGACGGGGTTGCCGATCTGGATGGCGCTGGCCACCGTCGACTCGGCATGGATAGGTTCGAATTCATTGAATCCCTTCAGGTAGCTCTGGTAGAGCGGATTGGCCCGCGCCGCCTGCGCGCAGACGATGCGCGGCCGCTTGTCGATCAGCCCGAGCTCCTCCATCATCAGGAACCCCTTGCCCAGCGCGGAGACGTTGCCCAGGTTGCCGCCGGGTATGATGATCAGGTCGGGCACCTCCCAGTCGAACTGCTGGCAGATCTCGATCCCGATCGTCTTCTGGCCTTCCAGGCGAAGGGAGTTCATGGAATTCGCGAGGTAGATGCCTTCGCTTTCGGCCACCTGCTGGACGATCTCCATGCATCCGTCGAAATCCGTATCCAGCGACAGGGTCAGCGCGCCGTGGGAGATGGGCTGAATGAGTTGGGTCACGGAGACCTTGTCCCGGGGCAGGAACACGATGGCCGGGATGCCCGCCGAGGCGCAATAGGCCGCCAGCGACGCCGAGGTATCTCCCGTCGAGGCGCACGCGATCCCCCGGATGCCCTGTCCTTCCTCGATCATCTGGTTGACCATGGAGACCAGCACGGTCATGCCCAGGTCCTTGAACGAACCGGTGTGGTTGTTGCCGCACTGCTTAACCCAGAGGTCGCCCAGGCCGAGTTCCTCGCCAAGCCGCTCGGCCCAGAACAGGTTGCTGCCGCCCTCGTAAATGGAAACGACGTGCTGGTCGTCCACCGCGGGGCAGACCCATTCCTTCTTGCCCCAGACCGAACTACCGTAAGGATACTCCGTCCGCCGGTACCGCTCGTCGAACAGTCTCATCCAGCCCGCGGCGCCCCGGGCCCTCAGGCTTTCCATATCATGGGCGACGTCGAGCAGGCCCCCGCAGACCCGGCACCGGTAGATGATTTCGTTCAACGGATAGGTTTCGCTGCAGCCTTCGATGCAGTAAAACCAGGACCTGTATTCCATGGAGAACCTGCTTTTTGTACCCGGCCATGCCGATTTTTGAATAATAATGAAATAAAATGTTGACTATGATTGGGACCGGATATATACTTATTACTCGCTGAATGGAGCACTACCAAACACAGCCGAACCATTACCAGCGCAACACCTTATGCGGGGCCGTGTACAAAGTCAAGGAAGATTTGGCGGCGTCTGCGGGGGTTGTGATGAGTACGATAGCGTAATGGATTCGGGCCGTGTTGTGCAATTCGTTTCAGCCCATATCGAAGGATGAAATTTATTTCGTGTTACGTGTCATCCGGAACGGCCCCATACAGGTGGCGAATTACGACCCATGGGCTTGTTTCTCCTAGAGTCCCAAGGGGTTTCGGATATGGATTCGTGTGCGCCGGCGGGCGGTTCGAAATCTGGCACGTTGTTTGCATTTGATAGGTACACGGATCACTGACATTCAAAATCGATGTTTCGTCGCGTGTTCATGCCCTTGCACGCGGCCGTCATGTATGTCGTTTCATATCACTTTGAAGGTATTCAGATAACTTGTTTGTATACGATTGCCCCAATACCATCGCTGGAGGGAGGTGAGTGTCGAAAGAAGTGCAGTTGGAATCTGAAGTCGAGTCTGCAACATTACGATACAGTCAGCAGGCCGGGGCAAGCTGACAATAATCAGAAGGGCTCTGTTAAACGAGGAGTGAATTAGATGTCTATAACAATTTCACGAGCTTTGCGCTTCGCATTCGCTTTCGCGTTAGTGCTCAGCATCTCGACGGAAGCACAGGCGCAGATTTCGCTGGGTAAGATTTCCGGTGTCGTGGTCGACGGTGCGACGCGGGAACCGCTGCCCGCGGCCAGTGTCCGCGTCGAGGGCACGGTTCTGGGTGCAATGGCGAATGACATGGGCGAATACTTCATTCTGAACGTACCGCCCGGTTCCTACACCCTGGTGGTGAATGTCATCGGTTATGTCCCGGTGCGTGCCATAGGTACGCAGGTGGATGCCGATATCACCACGACGCTCAACTTCGAACTGGAGTCCACGATTCTCGAATCCGCCGAGGCGGTCGAGGTCGTGGCGACCCGGGACCTGGTCGAGAAGAGTCTGACCTCCACCCGGACCATCGTGCAGGCCGAAGAAATCCAGGCGCTGCCGGTGGTGAATATCGCCGAAGTGGTTTTGACCACCGCGGGCAGCTTCGCCGGAAACCTCCGCGGCGGCCGCGCCCAGGATCAGCAGACCACGATCGACGGTGCCACGGTGACAGGGCAGCGGTTAAACACAGCACAGGCGTTTACGATCAACCCCTACATGATCCAGGAACTTCAGGTCAAGACGGGTACGTTCAACGCCGAATACGTGAACGCGCTGGCCGGCATCACCACGGTGGTGACCCGCGAAGGCGGTTCCAGTTATAACGGTAACTTCGAGTACCGCACGCTAGGTCAGAAAGGCCTCAACTGGGCCAAACCGCCTGATCTCGATATCGTCGACGCCTACCGGGCCGGTACCTGGTCGGAGCAGGATCTGCGCGATATCATCCAGGGCGCGATCGACAAGACGAACGCCTTCAACAGCGATCCCGCCCGCGCGGACGATGGTCTCAGGATGCAGGATCCTTTCGACGTGCTGGACATGACCGGTGCGCCGGAAAGCTGGTCCGCCATCTACAAGCGCGACACCTATTACTGGGATTACGATCGGGTCATTCCCGAACCCGAAGCCATCCTCTGGTCTTATCTGTCGGATGGCCTGCCGGAAGCCCAGGCGAATAGCGGTGTCGCGGTGAATCGCGATGCGCCGGTGGACCGGTCCTTCCACCCGGACAAGTACAACCAGTTCGCCCGGAACAACCGGACGGAGAAGCGCCCGGTCCAGATCGACTTCGGCATGGGCGGTCCGCTGGGCAGCAAGCTGAACTGGTTCGCTTCAGGGCGTTTTAACGAGAGTTGGGGCCGTAACCCCAATGACTACTCCCGCCTGATGAACACCTTCGTGAAGATGACCTACCGGCCACGGACCAGCATGAAACTGTCCATGTCCGGACTCATGGAAGACGAGGGTTTCTTCAGCAGGAAGGGTCAGCGGAGTACGCCTTACGGATGGAAGTACAATTCGGATGGCCGCAACCAGAACTACAACGGCCGGTTTCACGTGAATTTGGCGTATACCCATACGCTCAGTCCGCGGACCTTCTACGAGATCCGTTTCAGCCACTTGCGCGAGTACAACGAACGCTACAATCCCAAGTACGGCAAGGAGCCCCTGCCGGCGCTTACTTCCGCGTTCATCAACTCCGTGGGTTACTCGGCACTCGAGGAAGGCGCCGGTACGCAGGTGCCCTACATCCTGTACGGCGACGAGGCCTACTCTGCGATCGATTTCGGCAACTACATCAGTCGCCGGCCTTTCAAGACGGACCTCAACTTCGCCATCACCAGCCAGGTGAACTCGAACCACCAGTTCAAGGGCGGTTTCGGCGTGACGATGAACGACTATGAAGAGAGCACGAGAGGCCCCGCCCGGGGTAACGCCGTGTCGCTCTTCAACGACCTCAATCTGGACCCGACCGCCAGCACGCTGCCCCTCGCCGGCCGGCAGGCGCACGTCTATCCGGTCGAGTACTTCGCGTACATGCAGGACCGGATCGAGTACGGAAGTCTCGTGGTGAACGCGGGGTTGCGGCTGGACATCTTCGACGCCAATGCCAACGCGATCAATCCGTACCGTCCGCGTTCTGGTCCCGGTCCGGAGCATGATGATCCGGAATACCGCACGTTGGAGCCGTCGATGAAGACGGGTCTTGCGCCGCGCCTGGGTATCTCCCATCCGATCACGGATCGCGCCGCGTTGCACTATTCGTACGGTATCTTCAACCAACGTCCGCGGCTGGAGGCCCTGTACACGGGCCTGGTTCAGACCTCGCCGTTCGAGCGGAACCACGGTAATCCGGACCTGCCGTTCCAGAAGTCCACGAATTACGAGATGGGTCTGCAGGCGGAGATCTATCCCGGTTACTACGTGGACGTCACGGGTTATTTCCGGGATGTAAACAACCAGCCGCTTACCTGGCTCTTCGCACCGGACGTAGCTTTCATCGGCGGTTCGCAACGCGAGGTCTCCATCCTCCTTCCGACGTTCGCCCAGGACGCGCGCGGACTCGAGGTATCGGTACGGCGCCAGATGGCCAACCGGTTCTCGGTACGTGCCAACTACACCCTGGCCTTCACGTCGGATCTGACCACGCCGCAAACCGTCCGCGAACGCGGCGGTGAGACGGTACTCGTTTTCTCCGACTTCGTGGATGGCACGCCGACGCCGGATACTTACATCCGCGAGTTCAACCAATTCGATCGACGTCATCGTCTCGTCGCGAACCTCCTGCTCGAGCTGCCCTACGGCATCAGCGCTTCTTTGCTGACCAAGGCGCAGAGCGGTAACCAGTACCGCACGTCGAGCGACCAGGCGATCGATCCGCTCGGATTGCTTGCCGCTGCGCAGCGTTCGCCCTGGACCTGGACCACCGACCTGTACGCCCAGAAGAACTTCGATCTCGGCAACGTGCGGCTCGGCGTGTTCACCCAGGTCAACAACCTCTTAGACCGGGCGAACATCTATGCCATCACCGGTGGCTCCGACAACGCGAACGGTGACCGCTGGCAACGTCGCGGCGATCCCGTGGGTCTCGTAGGCGGTCCTTTGGGTGGCATCGGTACGCAGGGTAACGGACCACGCGATATCTGGATAGGTCTCAACTTAGCATGGTAAATCCAAAGCGGGGAGGCGCGCATTTACCGCGCGTCTTCTCGCAACGTTGGCGGCGTTCGCGGAACGTTGCCGGCATAAGGAGGTTCATTTTGAAGAAATGGCGTCGATACGTAACAGCCGGAGCGTTGGTGCTTTCTTCGGCGGCAATCCTTGGGACAGCTACATATCTCACGGCTTTGCCGGACGCCCCGGCAAACTCTGCGACGGCTCAGTTGGTTCCGATACCTCACGAGCTCGGCGTGGATGAAAGGCAGCCTGCCTATATCGGTGGTCAGACTTACATGGCCGTCATGAATTCGGAACTGACCGATACCTACACCGGTTGGGGTTGGCGTGGGTCCGGTCGTTCCATGAGTCCGACGATGGGCTATCCTTCGTACACCTTCCCGGCGGGCGGGCTGGACGCGCCGCTATGGGCGTCGGCCTTCGGCATCACGGCCTATCTGCCTGACGCCGTGGCCGGTATGCCTGCAAGCCGCGCCGAAGGTGCATTCGTCGGTACGAACAACGTGTACCGGGCTCCGCCTCACCAGCGTGAGAATCCACCCGCGGGCTTCTGGTCCGATCAGGGCGGTTCGCAAAGTCCCGGTTTTGGTGGCGGCACTGTGGGCCCCGGTGGATACCGCGAGCCGTTTATCACGGAAGCCACCTTCAATACGAACGCCGGTATTCGGATCCTGCGTCAGTCGTACAGCTTCAGCTACGGCTACGGCCATACGAATGACTTCATCCTGCTGCGTCATGTGTTGAACACGCACGGCGATGTGGATGTGAATACCGATAACAGTCCGGAATTAAACGGAGCCACGGTCAAGAACTTCTTGATCATCTTCAACTACGACTTCGATATTCCATGGACGAACAATCCCCTCCTGACGGGCGGGGCGATCGGCGGTGGTACCGGTGGCGACGACAAGCAGCCGCCCGCCATGTTCAGCCGCGTGATGCCTCTCGCCGTACCGGAAGGGCTGATCAACTCGGGCCGCTACAACCAGGCGCCTTACAGCGACCGGTTCTATTCGGGCCTGGTCACCATGTTCGACGAGGACAGTCCTGGACATCCGGGTATCGATTCCTACGTGTGGAATACGACCAACGGTAACTTCAATCCGTTGCACGTGGGCGAAGCATCCCTGATGATTCTCGAAG
The DNA window shown above is from Gemmatimonadota bacterium and carries:
- the thrC gene encoding threonine synthase, encoding MEYRSWFYCIEGCSETYPLNEIIYRCRVCGGLLDVAHDMESLRARGAAGWMRLFDERYRRTEYPYGSSVWGKKEWVCPAVDDQHVVSIYEGGSNLFWAERLGEELGLGDLWVKQCGNNHTGSFKDLGMTVLVSMVNQMIEEGQGIRGIACASTGDTSASLAAYCASAGIPAIVFLPRDKVSVTQLIQPISHGALTLSLDTDFDGCMEIVQQVAESEGIYLANSMNSLRLEGQKTIGIEICQQFDWEVPDLIIIPGGNLGNVSALGKGFLMMEELGLIDKRPRIVCAQAARANPLYQSYLKGFNEFEPIHAESTVASAIQIGNPVSYERAVRVLKEFDGKVEQATEDEIANASARGDLTGLYNCPHTGVALAALFKMVERGEIRSTDRVIIISTANGLKFTDFKVGYHEDRLDGVDVRHGHAPLELPARYDDVVRAIDRTLT
- a CDS encoding TonB-dependent receptor, translated to MSITISRALRFAFAFALVLSISTEAQAQISLGKISGVVVDGATREPLPAASVRVEGTVLGAMANDMGEYFILNVPPGSYTLVVNVIGYVPVRAIGTQVDADITTTLNFELESTILESAEAVEVVATRDLVEKSLTSTRTIVQAEEIQALPVVNIAEVVLTTAGSFAGNLRGGRAQDQQTTIDGATVTGQRLNTAQAFTINPYMIQELQVKTGTFNAEYVNALAGITTVVTREGGSSYNGNFEYRTLGQKGLNWAKPPDLDIVDAYRAGTWSEQDLRDIIQGAIDKTNAFNSDPARADDGLRMQDPFDVLDMTGAPESWSAIYKRDTYYWDYDRVIPEPEAILWSYLSDGLPEAQANSGVAVNRDAPVDRSFHPDKYNQFARNNRTEKRPVQIDFGMGGPLGSKLNWFASGRFNESWGRNPNDYSRLMNTFVKMTYRPRTSMKLSMSGLMEDEGFFSRKGQRSTPYGWKYNSDGRNQNYNGRFHVNLAYTHTLSPRTFYEIRFSHLREYNERYNPKYGKEPLPALTSAFINSVGYSALEEGAGTQVPYILYGDEAYSAIDFGNYISRRPFKTDLNFAITSQVNSNHQFKGGFGVTMNDYEESTRGPARGNAVSLFNDLNLDPTASTLPLAGRQAHVYPVEYFAYMQDRIEYGSLVVNAGLRLDIFDANANAINPYRPRSGPGPEHDDPEYRTLEPSMKTGLAPRLGISHPITDRAALHYSYGIFNQRPRLEALYTGLVQTSPFERNHGNPDLPFQKSTNYEMGLQAEIYPGYYVDVTGYFRDVNNQPLTWLFAPDVAFIGGSQREVSILLPTFAQDARGLEVSVRRQMANRFSVRANYTLAFTSDLTTPQTVRERGGETVLVFSDFVDGTPTPDTYIREFNQFDRRHRLVANLLLELPYGISASLLTKAQSGNQYRTSSDQAIDPLGLLAAAQRSPWTWTTDLYAQKNFDLGNVRLGVFTQVNNLLDRANIYAITGGSDNANGDRWQRRGDPVGLVGGPLGGIGTQGNGPRDIWIGLNLAW